GTATGCAGGCGATCATGTGGGATATGATGAAAGCAGATGAGGTCTTCATCAGAAAATTGGTAGCGGATTCGAATGCAGCCAAGAATAAAGAAGATGTGAAACTGTATGAAACAGTTTTTAGGATCCATAAAATAAATAAGGATCGTTTTTTTGAAAGTTACCGTTATTATGAAGCGCATCCGATCTTACTCAAAGAGATCATTGATTCGATCGATTCCAAATCAAATCGTGAACGTATTGAGCGTTATAGTGGTAAAAGAAACAAACCTTAATATTGCAGGCTATGAATAAAGTATTTGCAAGTGCAGAAGCAGCTATACAAGATATACAAGATGGTGCAACGTTGATGCTGGGTGGTTTTGGTTTAAATGGTATTCCGGAGAACACCATTGCTGCATTAGTAAAAAAAGGGGTGAAGAATCTTACCTGCATTTCTAATAATGCGGGTGTAGATGATTTTGGTCTGGGTTTATTATTAAAAACTAGGCAGATCAAAAAAATGATGAGCAGTTATGTAGGAGAGAATGCAGAGTTTGAAAGACAATTGTTAAGTGGAGAACTTGAGGTGGATCTGATACCACAAGGAACACTGGCTACACGTATTCAAATGGCAGGAATGGGTATTCCCGCATTTTTTACACCGGCAGGATATGGAACCGAGATCGCGGAAGGAAAAGAAATAAGGGTCTTCAATGGTAAACCGCATCTGATGGAAATGGCATTGCACGCAGATTTTGCAATTGTAAAAGCATGGAAAGGAGATGCTTTAGGGAATCTCGTATTCAGGAAAACGACACGTAATTTTTCTACCTCTATGGCTAAAGCCGGAAATATCACGATCGCAGAAGTAGAACACCTGGTTCAACCCGGCGAATTGGATCCTGATGAAATTCATGTAGCAGGTGTATATGTACATCGAATATTCGAAGGGAATGGCTATGAAAAAAGAGTGGAAAGAAAAACAGTGAAGTTGTTGTAGGGATTATAGTTCATAGACCATGGTCCATGGACCAAAAAACGTAATCATAAAAAATCTCTTATGGCTCTAGATAAATTCGGAATTGCAAAAAGGATCGCGCAGGAATTGCGGGATGGTATGTATGTAAATCTGGGGATCGGTATTCCT
Above is a genomic segment from Sediminibacterium sp. KACHI17 containing:
- a CDS encoding CoA transferase subunit A — protein: MNKVFASAEAAIQDIQDGATLMLGGFGLNGIPENTIAALVKKGVKNLTCISNNAGVDDFGLGLLLKTRQIKKMMSSYVGENAEFERQLLSGELEVDLIPQGTLATRIQMAGMGIPAFFTPAGYGTEIAEGKEIRVFNGKPHLMEMALHADFAIVKAWKGDALGNLVFRKTTRNFSTSMAKAGNITIAEVEHLVQPGELDPDEIHVAGVYVHRIFEGNGYEKRVERKTVKLL
- a CDS encoding DUF4296 domain-containing protein — its product is MMKKLLLCYFIGMIAACSNDTDAHIIPKDSMQAIMWDMMKADEVFIRKLVADSNAAKNKEDVKLYETVFRIHKINKDRFFESYRYYEAHPILLKEIIDSIDSKSNRERIERYSGKRNKP